TATTGCACAAACTTTAGATGTTAAACCAGATTTTGGAGGTATTACTAACACTTGGACGAATGAAGGGAACGCAGAAATATCTTTAGTTCTTGAGGAAGAAGACCTTCTTCTAGGTGAATTGGCAGAATTGGAAACTTTTTACTCAAAAGCAACTAACGGTAAGTTCTCTGTTTATGGATTGGATACCATCCCAAAAACAATACAATATCATTTTGAAGACCGTTGGCAGAATCGTTCTGAAATACAGACTTTTACAATAACACCATTTTATGAAACTGAGTATGAAAAATCTCGTTTTGCTTTTATAGATTTACCTGGAGATGGTCCGCATCATGGTGGTTGGAAAGGTACCAATATATGGAATGATACTAATGAAAATCCTGGCTATTCTTCACAGGGAGGTCAGGGAATTTGGCCTCAATCTATAACGATAGATTTAGGCACTGCTGGTTTGATAAGTCGTATGACAGTATATCAACGTGTTGAAAGCGATAATTATGTTTATGCAGAGGGAAATCTTAAAAAATTCGAGGTTTGGGGAGCAGAAACTTTAGATACTTCTGGAAACTGGGATAGTTGGACAAAATTGGGAGATTTTGAGTCTATAAAACCATCCGGTTTACCGTTTGGAACATTTTCAGATGAAGATGAATTTATTGCTAAAAATGGTGAAAATTTCTCTTTTCCTGCCTCTAATCCCAAAGTACGCTATCTAAGAATATTGGTGACTGAAACATGGGCTGGAGGTGATAATTTCCAAATAATGGAGTTGGATATTTTTGGTGATAATCGCTAGAATTTTAATTTTTAAAAAATTATATTATGAAATCAATTTTTTATTTTAATACGAATCTGATCAAAAAAATGATTGAACAGGTTTCTTTTAAAAATCTAACATCTCGTGTTCTTAAAATGATATATATAAATGGATTTATATTGTTTCTACTAGGAATGCAATCGTGTTCGGATATGAACGATTTACACAATAAATATTTAGATGAAGGCGAACATATTTATGCAGAAAAAATAGATACTGTAGTTGTTGGATCTGGATTTGAGCGAATTAATCTAGAAATGCATATCAATACTGAAAGCATAAAAACCGCTAGGATTTTTTGGAATAATGAGAATAATCAGGTGGATTCAGTAGATGTTGATATCAATTTTCAAAAAGGAGTTTTTAATAAACTAATTACAAACCTTAATGAACAGCAATACATATTCAAATTTATTAATATTGATAGGTATGGGAACAAATCACTTCCCTATGAAGCATTAGGTCTTGTATATGGTAATAATTACATCAATACAATTGCTAATAGAACCATATTATCTTTAGCAGCTGATATTGATAATGAAGTCTTTATTAATTGGGCAGAAAATTTTGACAAAAAACTAGATAACTGTACCTTGATTTATACCGATATAAATGGGACAGAGATTGAAATTATAGTTCCGGCTGATGAATTAACGACCTTCTTGCCAGGTTTTGCATCCGATTTAAAATATAATACAGGTTTTGCACCAAATGCTAATGCTATTGATGTTTTTTATACCGATTTTGTTTCTGTAAATACCTCAAATATTATTTTAGATAACTCTAACTGGAGTATTGATAGTTTTTCAACACAACAAGGTGGAGATGATAATAAGGTTGCTAACATACTTGATGGAAATCAAAACACCCGTTGGCACTCAAAAGCTGGAGAATCTAATTACCCACATTGGGTTATTATAGATTTAGGTAGCGAGGCTACTTTTTCTAAAGTAGAAATTTTAAGATCTACATATGATGGTGGTGGAGATAATAGAGCCCCAGATAAATTTACCTTTGAAGTTAGTAAAGACAAAATAACTTGGGTTGATATGGGTGAATTTAATTTCAATAGACACACTAATGATGGACAATTTTACTCGATTGTAGTATCAGACCCAACGCGATACGTCCGATTTACCGGCACTGAAGGAGGAGGAGGTAGCAATATGGTTCTTGGAGCCATCAAACTATTTAAGTAATAAACACACATAAAAGTGAGTGATATAGTATAAATATCATGTGTTAGTATTAGCACAGGAACTGTTTTTATAAAATGTTCGAAGATAATATTAGTATCACTGGAATAAAATAGCAGCTAAAAAACTAAACTTAAAGTTAGTTTTTTAGCTGCTATTTTTCTTTTTTAGAGAAAATAAATCTAAAATTATATCTTGTGAATTTTATCCGCTTGCTAAATTCTCTCTATCAAAAACTTTTAAAAGAATTTAAAAAAGATAATTTTTAAATGGGAACTTGGTGGAAAACAACAAGAAAATTATAATTAAATTTTAAAAACTTAAACTATAGTGAAAACAATTAGCACTTTTCTTTTTATATGTACAATTACTTTTTGTAATTCTCAAATTCTAAAAAAACAAATACCTGATAAACTGGTTGTGCTTACCTTTGATGACGCTCCTGCAAGTCATTATTCTATAGTGGCCCCTTTGCTAAAAGATTATGGTTTTGGGGCTACTTTCTTTGTATGTGAGTTTCCTCCAAATTATAAAGATAGTACACTTTATATGAACTGGAGACAAATAAAAATGCTTGATAAATTAGGTTTTGAAGTGGCAAATCATACACGAACTCATGCCAATGTTACTAAATTGACCCAAGCGCAATTTAATGAGGAGTTAGAATACATAGAAAACAAATGTGATTCTTTAAATATTTTAAAGCCAACTAATTTTGCTTACCCCGGATACGGGTTAAATTCTAAAGTTCTAGATTTTTTAGATAAAAAAAGATATGTTTTCGCTAGAGCTGGAGGCAGTAGGGTTTATGATCCTTTAATAGATCACCCCTACCTCATCCCGAGTTGGGCAATAGATGAGAATAATAAAACAGAAATAATGGCTGCTCTTGATAAAGCAAAAAAAGGAAAAATTATAATCCTAACCTTTCATGGAATACCAGATATGGAACATCCTTGGGTAAATACACCTCCAAGATTATTTAAAGAGTATTTGAAATATTTATCTGATCATAAATTTAAAGTGATCTCGCTTAAAGATTTGAATAATTACATAAACACTGATAAGGCTAAAGAAACTATTGTTGTTGACATGAATAAGCCATTAAAAAATTAATTAACATCTATAAAACACCTATTTTTTATTAATTTCAACTGTTTGAAGTTAAAAGCTACTGTTTCTGTTTATTGATGCTAATGAAAAAGTATTTACAATAATTTTATCCTTCTATTCCGCTTATTTATTTTATAACTTCATCACTATTAAAAAATTATAATACATTTCTATAACTTATTTTCCTATTGTAGTAAAAACCCATGAACCATATTTAACTTTAAAAGAAATATATGCATCATCTTCTTTGTAAAAATCAAGACCTTTTACAGATTTTGAGGGTTTTCCGTTTTTCCAAATAACTATATTTCCTACTTTAATTTCCTCAATCTTTGTATCACTAAATATATGTTTAGGTATACCAACAATTCCTATTGTTTTTGGAGGTGAAATCAAGGTTTGTGTAAAAGTAGAATTAGTAATATTACAAGATGCTTCAATTACTCCATAAGGTGTAGGTAACGTACCTGAAACTTGTTTTAAATCTCCCATTTTAGGTAAAAAGTTAAACTCTGAATAGGCAACTTTCGATGGACGTATTCCTAAAACACCTGTACTTAAGTGAAAGATAGGTCCCGCAGACCAAGCATGGTTATTACTGTTTTTGGCAGGAAATTCTTCCCACAAAGTAGAAGACCAGCTATTAATCATTTCCGAATGACGATTTCTCATACGCACAAGCATAGCTTCTGCATCTAGTTCTAATAGCGCCATCTCCACATACATTTCCTGAAAAGGGCTAGAATCATATCTTGTTTTTAATACTTTCAAGACATCTTCTCGTTTAGAATCATCAACCATTCCTGCCAACACGGCCCATGCATTGCTTCTATCATCTATTGTTGAAGATTGTTTATTTCCATTTTTATGAAACACGTATGCATTCGCTTCATCATTCCAAAAATAAGTATTGAAATTATTTTTAACTTTAGTTTGAAGCGTTTTATAATATAATTTATCAGAATTTTGTCCTACCAAATCTGCAATATTCATTACCGCATCTAAAAGAAGTATATAACTTGCATTTACAACAGTATTGACACTGCCATTAATAACATCTTTATTATCTCCCCAATCGATCCAATTCCAAACTCCCGATTGTAAAACAAGCATTCCATCCTCATTCGCTGTGCTATTACAATAATTAATAAATTTCTTAATCTGAGGATAAAGTTCTTCTAATAAAGCTTTATCTCCAGAGTACATATAATACTTCCATAACATAGCAACAGCGGTTATATTTTGATCTGGAAGATGGAATTCTATACCTGGAGCTGTAGTATAAAGCGAACCATCTGGCTTTTGAGTATACATAAATTCTCTATATGCTTTTCTACTTAAAAGATTACTTTTTGTATCATACAAACAAAAAGAATAAAGAATTTGCTCTGAAACATCTCCCCACCATTGACCTCTTTCTCTATTAGGGCAATCGTAATAAATATCACGCATACATACAATAGATGTGTTCTTACATTTTTCCCATAACACATTTAAATCTTTATCATTTGAAGTAAATTCTCCAATAATTTCTGCGTTATAGCTAGTTTCTCTAAATTGTAAGTCTAATACCTTTACAGGTGCTGTTACATTTGAAATTTCATATTTCACTGTATGACTGCTAGAATTTTGCCATGCAAAACACTCAAATTCTTGAACTCCCTTTTTTGTAATATATTCTTGATGATAAAAATCATTTAATACAATCTTTATTCTCACACCAGCAGGAGCATCTACTTTTAAATAAGGTGTACCTTGTATATTTATTCCTAAGTCTCCCACCACTGTGCTGTTTTCAGTTATTACAGTGTTTTTCAACTTAAAATTGTTTAAATATGGTTTTAATCCATAATCTTTCCAAAAGGGTATGGTGCGGTGTACTAAATTATTCCATGGTGCTACAGGCACACGACCTTTAGTAATAGCATTTACCCATGAAGTATCATCATAATTATATGTTATCCAGTTTCCTATCTCGTTTTGAGCATCATACAAAACGGGCCATGCAACCCATTTATATGAACCATCAGGATTTCTTAATTGTTCTGTTTTGATAAAAGCTGGATTGATTTTCATTTTCCATGATTCATCTGAAATAATGGATGACACACCAGCTCCCTTTAAATCAGACTGAAATAAAAACCCTCCTTGGTCTACCGTTATTTGTGAATAACTATTTACACCACCTTTATACCATACAAGAGCCGCAATACAATTGTCTCCCTTATTTAGATAAGGCGCTAAATCTATTTCATCATAATATGTATTAGTTAAATCTGGACGACCATCTAGCCCTCCATCTCTGATGACCAATGAATCGTTAACATATAACCAATATTTATTTTCTGCAGCAATTCTGGTTATTGCCTTTTTAGGTTTTGATTTTAAGCTTACCTTTTTTCTTAATGACAACCAACTATTATTAGGACCTTTATCAGTTGCCCATATCCAATCTGCAGTCCAATTAACTGAAGGTTTTGCTTTTTGAGAACTAGCCGTTTTTGGATAAAAACTTATTAAAATAAAAAAGAAGGCAAAAATAATTGAGGTTCCTTGTATAGGTTTTTGTGTATATTTCATTATTAAAAATTTAATGCTTAAAACGATAAAACTATCTAACTTATATTATGATTATAATGCGGGTAATTCATCTTTTATAGTTTCCCAAAAAGTTTCATTAAAAAGATAAGATGCGCCTATGAGATTAGCCTCCTCCGACTTTTGTATTATCCGTACGGGAATCTTAAATCCCTGCTTATTCCATAAGTCTATAACCATTGGAAGAAACAATTGATGAGATCTAGTAATATTACCTCCTATCAAAAGTAAATCTGTATTAAAATCTAATAAATAAGGCAACATAAACTCTGCTAGGTTATTAGAAAATTCCTGAAAGACTTGATGAGTATATTCATTATTAAAATTAACAATGTCTTTAACTCCATTAATTCCTTCTTTACCTGATAATAAAGAATATCTAGCTATAAACCAACGGGTTGAAAAATAGTCATCTGCAATACCTTTTTTATAATTTTTATCCCAAAGACATCCACCTTGAGGTACTAAATCATCATCTGCTATAGGAAAATTATCTTTTAAAAAAGCAGCTCCAAAACCTGTTCCAATGGTAATTGCTACTACCCTACTATTCTCTTTAAATTCATTGGTTAATTTACCTCCAAGACCAAAAGAAGAAGCATCATTTAAAAAACGTAATTCAACTTTTTTATGATCTAAATAATGTATTAGTTCATTAACAACAGAGACTTGATAAAGTGATTCATATTTATCATTTTTTTCAAACATAGCCTTCCCTATTTTATATTGAAAAGGTCCGGGCATTGCAAAACCAATACCTATTGTTTCATTAGAATTTATTGAATTCAAAGTTTTATTGATAACTCTCGCCCAATCTTTAAAAATTAGATCTTTACTTGCTTTACTGTTTACTGGCCCCCTATAATAGGTGCCAGAAATAATTTCAGAAGTAGTTATATCTACTGCTGCACTTGTGATATGACTTCCGCCTATATCCACTCCAATGGTTATGGTCATTAAAAATATATTTACTTAATATTAATCTCTCTTTTTAGTTTTATTTGCTACAAAATTCAGCAATAATGGATATGCAGGATCTGCCATATTATGACCATAGCCATCCATTTCATAAAGCGTAATATCTTCATGACCTGAAACTTTCATCATTCTATAGAAGTAAGCATTCTCCTCATACCTACCCAACATTTCAAGTTCTCGATCTCCAGTTATCAACAAAGTGGGAGGTGCATTTTTACGAACATAAAATAATGGCGCGAATTCGTCTACAATAGGTTGTTCTCCAGATATTCCTCTTTCTGCTCGAATTGTAAAATGGGTAATAGTGTGGCCACTAAAAGGAACTAACCCTGCTACTTTGTTGGCTTCAATTTTATGTTTCTGTAATAATTCTTGCTTCATTACCGCCATTAATGCAAGATATCCACCAGCTGAATGTCCTGAAATAAAAATGGAATTAGGGTCGCCATTGTAGTTTTTAATATTTTTAAAAATCCAAGCAATGGCAGCGGCAGCATCAGAAATACATACTTCGGCTGTTACATTTGGTGATAAACGATACCCTACTCCAACGATAATATATCCTTTGTTTTTTAATGCTTCAGGAATTTCTCTTGTCCCTCCTGTTAAGCCACCTCCGTGAAACCAAACAATTGTAGGTACATTTTCTTTATTCTTTGGATAGTAAATATCTAATAAGCACTTTTTTTTCTGATACTCTGATACACTTTCTGTTGTTAAATCGGAATAAGAAATAGCATTAGAGCGTTTATAATCAATATTTTGAGCACCAATCCATAACGAAAATAAAAATGTAAAAAAATAAATAAAGTTTTTTTTCATAGCCAATAGCCTTTAATCATAAATAGATTCATCGTGATTTTTTATTTTTCTATTTCTGTTTTAATTTCCATTATTCCACCTTTTTCAAAAATTGAATAAGGAACAAAATAGCCAGCTATTTTGTCTCCATTAGTTTCTATAGATTTTAATTTCCGAGAGTCCCCTGTTCGTTTGATTGTTAGTGTTTTACCATTATTCAAATCCCAATTAATTTCATCGAAAATTGGAATTGTAGTTATGTATTCATTATCTGCAGTAGATAATGGATATAAACCTAATGCCGAAAACACATACCAAGATGACATTTCACCTGCATCATCCATTCCTGATAATGCCCGACCATACTTTCCAACACCATAATAATTTTTAAGAAGCTTATCAATCACTGCTTGTGATTTTTCGGGTTTATCTACGAAATAATATGAAAAGGGTGCTTCATGATCTGGTTGATTCCCATGACAATATTGTCCCATAAAACCAGAAACATTTCTAGCTATATGATTGGGGTTCCATGGTAACGTAAACAAAGAATCTAGCTTGCTTTCAAATTGTTTTTTTCCTCCATATAAATCAACCAAACCGGGCATATTATGAGGTACATAAAAAGATAATTGCCATGCATTTGCTTCTCTATACATATATTCATAATATGGGTATTGAGGATTAAAAGGAGTAACCCAATCATCATTTTGAAGTTTTCCTCTCATGAAATTGGTTTTACTATCAAACACGTTCTTATAATTCTCTGATCGCTTCATTAAATCTTTATAATGCGTTGTATCTCCCAATTTATTTGCCAAAAGTGCCAATGCATAATCGTCGTGGGCAAACTCAAGAGTTTTTGATACTCCTGCACTTCCGATTGTTTCAACATGTGGATTTTCAATAATCGCTTCTGATATGTACCCTTTTTTTATATACTCAGCAATATGAGGTCTTATTCCGCCTTCTTTATATGCATTATTCAATAAAAGTTCATAAGCCTTGACTATATTAAAATTGTTAATGCCTTTAAAATAAGAGCTCGTAATGAATGGTGCTGCATGATCACCGTGAAAAAAAGTAGGCATAAACCCTGTAATTGTACCGCGATCTACCATACTTTGAATAACATTGCCTGTTAATTTAGGCCTTAACATGCTTAACAATACCAATTTGTTTCTATAAGTATCCCATAAAGAAGGTAACGTATAGTATTCAAAATTTTCATTTCTAATATTACCTACTTCATCAGAAAACTCACCATTAATATCACTCCTTAAGGCGGGCCATAAAAATGACCTATATAAACAACTATAAAAAAGTTCTTTTTCTCTTTTAGTACCTCCTTTTACTTTAATTCGGGACAAAAGCGTATTCCATTCATGCTCACCACTTTTAAATACATCATCAAAAGATTTAGCACCTATTTCTGCTTCAAGATTTTCTTTCGCATTT
The genomic region above belongs to Mariniflexile litorale and contains:
- a CDS encoding DUF5000 domain-containing lipoprotein — protein: MKNRIILIIFGICISACSEEIAVGQPPLESIAPGLVTNLNAISVPGGAFITFTPPIDEDLLYTKAVYSRRKGEITEYRSSLYSDTLKIEGFGNTNDQVIKIIAVDRSRNESEPVSITITPLEPAVNVIAQTLDVKPDFGGITNTWTNEGNAEISLVLEEEDLLLGELAELETFYSKATNGKFSVYGLDTIPKTIQYHFEDRWQNRSEIQTFTITPFYETEYEKSRFAFIDLPGDGPHHGGWKGTNIWNDTNENPGYSSQGGQGIWPQSITIDLGTAGLISRMTVYQRVESDNYVYAEGNLKKFEVWGAETLDTSGNWDSWTKLGDFESIKPSGLPFGTFSDEDEFIAKNGENFSFPASNPKVRYLRILVTETWAGGDNFQIMELDIFGDNR
- a CDS encoding DUF4998 domain-containing protein; this translates as MKSIFYFNTNLIKKMIEQVSFKNLTSRVLKMIYINGFILFLLGMQSCSDMNDLHNKYLDEGEHIYAEKIDTVVVGSGFERINLEMHINTESIKTARIFWNNENNQVDSVDVDINFQKGVFNKLITNLNEQQYIFKFINIDRYGNKSLPYEALGLVYGNNYINTIANRTILSLAADIDNEVFINWAENFDKKLDNCTLIYTDINGTEIEIIVPADELTTFLPGFASDLKYNTGFAPNANAIDVFYTDFVSVNTSNIILDNSNWSIDSFSTQQGGDDNKVANILDGNQNTRWHSKAGESNYPHWVIIDLGSEATFSKVEILRSTYDGGGDNRAPDKFTFEVSKDKITWVDMGEFNFNRHTNDGQFYSIVVSDPTRYVRFTGTEGGGGSNMVLGAIKLFK
- a CDS encoding polysaccharide deacetylase family protein; the protein is MKTISTFLFICTITFCNSQILKKQIPDKLVVLTFDDAPASHYSIVAPLLKDYGFGATFFVCEFPPNYKDSTLYMNWRQIKMLDKLGFEVANHTRTHANVTKLTQAQFNEELEYIENKCDSLNILKPTNFAYPGYGLNSKVLDFLDKKRYVFARAGGSRVYDPLIDHPYLIPSWAIDENNKTEIMAALDKAKKGKIIILTFHGIPDMEHPWVNTPPRLFKEYLKYLSDHKFKVISLKDLNNYINTDKAKETIVVDMNKPLKN
- a CDS encoding alpha-L-rhamnosidase C-terminal domain-containing protein, with the translated sequence MKYTQKPIQGTSIIFAFFFILISFYPKTASSQKAKPSVNWTADWIWATDKGPNNSWLSLRKKVSLKSKPKKAITRIAAENKYWLYVNDSLVIRDGGLDGRPDLTNTYYDEIDLAPYLNKGDNCIAALVWYKGGVNSYSQITVDQGGFLFQSDLKGAGVSSIISDESWKMKINPAFIKTEQLRNPDGSYKWVAWPVLYDAQNEIGNWITYNYDDTSWVNAITKGRVPVAPWNNLVHRTIPFWKDYGLKPYLNNFKLKNTVITENSTVVGDLGINIQGTPYLKVDAPAGVRIKIVLNDFYHQEYITKKGVQEFECFAWQNSSSHTVKYEISNVTAPVKVLDLQFRETSYNAEIIGEFTSNDKDLNVLWEKCKNTSIVCMRDIYYDCPNRERGQWWGDVSEQILYSFCLYDTKSNLLSRKAYREFMYTQKPDGSLYTTAPGIEFHLPDQNITAVAMLWKYYMYSGDKALLEELYPQIKKFINYCNSTANEDGMLVLQSGVWNWIDWGDNKDVINGSVNTVVNASYILLLDAVMNIADLVGQNSDKLYYKTLQTKVKNNFNTYFWNDEANAYVFHKNGNKQSSTIDDRSNAWAVLAGMVDDSKREDVLKVLKTRYDSSPFQEMYVEMALLELDAEAMLVRMRNRHSEMINSWSSTLWEEFPAKNSNNHAWSAGPIFHLSTGVLGIRPSKVAYSEFNFLPKMGDLKQVSGTLPTPYGVIEASCNITNSTFTQTLISPPKTIGIVGIPKHIFSDTKIEEIKVGNIVIWKNGKPSKSVKGLDFYKEDDAYISFKVKYGSWVFTTIGK
- a CDS encoding ROK family protein → MTITIGVDIGGSHITSAAVDITTSEIISGTYYRGPVNSKASKDLIFKDWARVINKTLNSINSNETIGIGFAMPGPFQYKIGKAMFEKNDKYESLYQVSVVNELIHYLDHKKVELRFLNDASSFGLGGKLTNEFKENSRVVAITIGTGFGAAFLKDNFPIADDDLVPQGGCLWDKNYKKGIADDYFSTRWFIARYSLLSGKEGINGVKDIVNFNNEYTHQVFQEFSNNLAEFMLPYLLDFNTDLLLIGGNITRSHQLFLPMVIDLWNKQGFKIPVRIIQKSEEANLIGASYLFNETFWETIKDELPAL
- a CDS encoding alpha/beta hydrolase, coding for MKKNFIYFFTFLFSLWIGAQNIDYKRSNAISYSDLTTESVSEYQKKKCLLDIYYPKNKENVPTIVWFHGGGLTGGTREIPEALKNKGYIIVGVGYRLSPNVTAEVCISDAAAAIAWIFKNIKNYNGDPNSIFISGHSAGGYLALMAVMKQELLQKHKIEANKVAGLVPFSGHTITHFTIRAERGISGEQPIVDEFAPLFYVRKNAPPTLLITGDRELEMLGRYEENAYFYRMMKVSGHEDITLYEMDGYGHNMADPAYPLLLNFVANKTKKRD
- a CDS encoding GH92 family glycosyl hydrolase translates to MKNKCNNAILLMVISFIVSCQGQRASKVNQPLKVVESFMENPSIYVDPFLGTEPLRDTALIGYTPPKDWRVWAGLVFPGVSLPNAMVQLSPITEYHTGAGYEYEDTEILGFTHTNKGHWNLCNIPILPVSGSKKYPYKSKFSHGNESASPAYYQVYLSDFKVDVRLSSTLRCGIHEYTFENSEDRSILFDLNKSNNHVTDWEIKKVNSHELEGVQNMGKDKVFFYVVLNQVIEELHVEEKGIGAHAMVHIKNDENSPVILKIGLSFVSTKNAKENLEAEIGAKSFDDVFKSGEHEWNTLLSRIKVKGGTKREKELFYSCLYRSFLWPALRSDINGEFSDEVGNIRNENFEYYTLPSLWDTYRNKLVLLSMLRPKLTGNVIQSMVDRGTITGFMPTFFHGDHAAPFITSSYFKGINNFNIVKAYELLLNNAYKEGGIRPHIAEYIKKGYISEAIIENPHVETIGSAGVSKTLEFAHDDYALALLANKLGDTTHYKDLMKRSENYKNVFDSKTNFMRGKLQNDDWVTPFNPQYPYYEYMYREANAWQLSFYVPHNMPGLVDLYGGKKQFESKLDSLFTLPWNPNHIARNVSGFMGQYCHGNQPDHEAPFSYYFVDKPEKSQAVIDKLLKNYYGVGKYGRALSGMDDAGEMSSWYVFSALGLYPLSTADNEYITTIPIFDEINWDLNNGKTLTIKRTGDSRKLKSIETNGDKIAGYFVPYSIFEKGGIMEIKTEIEK